From Rhodococcus sp. B7740:
CACTGGGCATCCCGGCCGTGATATTCGGCGTCGGATTCCTGCTCACGTACACCGAGCCGCCGCTGATCCTCTACGGAACCAGAACGGTGATCATCCTCGTGTACATCGTGCTGATGCTGCCCTTCTCGACGAGGATGCAGATGACCGCCATGCTGTCGCTCGGCAACACGTACACCGAGGCTTCGGCCACCAGTGGTGCATCACCGTTCGTGACGAATCTCCGAATCATGTTGCCGCTGATGCGTCCGACGATCCTCAGTGCCGTCGCGCTCATGTTCATTCTGCTGACCCACGAATTCGCTGCATCGCTTCTCGTGCGAGCGTCGACAACCCAGGTGATGGGCACGTTGCTGTTCGACATGTGGCAGAACGGCTCCTATCCGCTCGTCGCCGCGATGGCCTTGCTCATGACTGCCGTCACCACGATCGGTGTCGCCGCGGCGATGCTCGTCGGCGGCCGCAACGTGCTCAGCAAGCTGTGACGGGCGTCCAGTCCCGGCTCCAGGACAAGGTCGTTCTGGTCACCGGAGCAACCGGCGGGATCGGCACCGCGATCGTCGAGCGGCTGACCTCGGAAGGCGCAGTGCTCGTGGTGACCGACGTCGACGGGGCCGCGTGCGGCGCACTCGTGGCGGACCAGGCCGACAGCGAACGCCATCTCCCGATCGCCCTCGACATCACCCGGGAAGATCAGTGGCACAGCGCTGTCGAGGCCGTGGCCGCGCAGTACGGCCGGCTCGACGCCGTGGTGAACAACGGTGCCATCGGTAGCCTCGGAACCGTCGTCGACGAGGATCTCGACCGCTACAACCGAGTTGTCGAAGTCAGTCAGACCGGGACGTGGCTCGGGATGAAACATGCGGGCGCGTACGTCGAGCAATCCGGCGGAGGGTCCATCGTCAACATCTGTTCCATCCTCGGCAGCGTCGGCGGCCTCGGTAACAGCTTCGCCTACGCTGCGGCCAAAGGCGCTGTGCGCACGATGACCAAGAACGCAGCGCTGCACTGGGCCACCAAAGGTGTCCGCGTCAACTCCATCCACCCCGGCTTCATCGGCACCACGCAGCTGCTCGAACGCTACGAGGGATCCGAACGGCACAGCGCCATGATCGCGCACACTCCGATGGGTCGACTGGGAACAGGGGCCGAAGTGGCTGCCGCCGTTGCCTTTCTGGCCGGGGACGACTCCACGTTCGTCACCGGGACCGAGCTGTACGTCGACGGCGGCTGGACCTGCGACTGATCGAGCCGGCAGGGCTGTCGGCGACGGTGCTTCAGCGGGTGGTGAAGAAGTCCACCCCGTTGGAGGTCCGCGCCGACAGTCTGCCGCGCTGGACCAGAACGTCCAGGTGCGCAAGCGTCTCGCAGGTTGCCACCATCTGGTTGAAGCTGTCCAGAGTGGCGAACGATCGATCGTGCCGAGTCCACGTCAGGCCGGCCGCCACGTCCAACCCGGTTGCGCGAGCCATAGATTCGACGACGCTCTCTGTAGCGGCGAGACGGCGATCGTGGTGTTCGAGCAGCTGCCGGCAGCGCTCGTGCACGCCGGCACCCGGATGGCCGTGCGACGGCAACATCGTCCGGTCCGGTTCGTCGAGCATCACGGTCAGAGACGTTAGATACTTGGCCAGCGGGAGGTCCCACTCGCCGAGCTCGAACCCGATCGACGGCGTGATCGTGGGCAGAACGTGGTCTCCGGTGTAGCACAGGTTCCGGTCGGTGTCGTGAAACACCATGTGGCCCTTCGTGTGTCCGGGAGTGTGTGCAGCGACTACCGCATGGCCGGGAACGTCGAGGGGACCGGGTTGCAACCACGCGTCCGGTAGCTCCCAGTCTGCGGCGTCGAAGGGTTCGGCCTTCCCGCTCTCCGCTGCGATGCGAGCGATCTCGAACGCGCCCGCGCGCTCGAGTTCACGAATCGAGCTGACCGGAACGTTGCTGCGCAATCGACCGATCGCTTCGATGCCCGGAGCCTCTGCGGCACCGAGATGTACCCGGGTCCCGTATCGACGACGCAGCTCGACGGCGAACGTGTAGTGATCACGATGGACGTGAGTGACGTACACGTCGTGAATCTCCGACGGCCGACGCCCGATGCGAGACAACGCGTCGACGAGTTCGTCGTGCGTCGATGCCCGGTGCCAACCGCCATCGATCAGCACCAGCCCCGTATCGGTCTCGAGCACATAAACATTGATCGCATGCAGACCGTCCTGAGGCATCTGCAGAGGGACGCGATGAACGCCGTCTGCCACTGCGAAACAGCCCGGGTCGGCCCACGACGACGTCATCACGCGTCGCTCGCGAGGGGCACCATCGTCTTCTCGTCGCCGTACCACATCATCCGTCGACCACCCATGGTCCCGACGTGGTCGACGGCCGCTTTCCACTCGTCACTTGCCAGAGCGGTTTCGAGTGCGTCGCGCGACTCGAAGCTGAGTACCGACAACCCGTCCCACCCTTGCGATTTGCTTCCGAATGCTTCGAGCAGTTCGGTGTGCTGCCAGCGGAGCAAGCCGGGCAGGGGGTAAGTGACATCGGCGTGCTCGCCCCGCCACCACGTGATGAACTGCTCGTGAGTCCACTCGTCCGGGCGGGCGGCGACCAGTACCAGGTTGTACATATTTCTCCTTAAGTGAATTCTGTTCAGTTCGTCGATCCGCAGGATGGCGCGTGACGACGTGCGTACTGTTACCTCCGCACGACCCGGATGGCCGCGTCCGTGACCAGGACGGTGATGTCATCGATGGTCAGTCGACCGTCGGGCCGGTACCACCGCCATACGCTGACCACCAGAGCGAGGACCAAACGCGCTGACATCGTCGGATTCGACTGCGCGAACTGTCCCGCCTCGATTCCCCGCCCGATCAGAGCGGTCCAGTTCTGTTCGATCCGTTGAACGAGCGCACGGCACTCGATTCGTTCGGCCTCCTCCTTGGCGGACTGCCGTTCGGTCGCCAGGAGGTCCATGTGGTTGTGCAGAATGCGACGAGCCAATGCGTCCTGAGGCGAGGCGGCCAAGGACGCGGCAATCGCGGCGCGAAGGGCGTCCTCGGCATGCGTCACGCCATCGGTGGCCGCCACGAACCGTGCAGCGGAGTCCGCGAGTTCGATGCGCATGATGGTTAACAAGCAGTGCGCTTTGGACTCGAAGTAGTGGTACAACGCGGTCTGACCGATACCGACCTCGTCGGCGATCGACGCCCATTTGGTGTGCTCGTAGCCCACCTTGCCGAAGTGGTCGATCGCCGCGGACAGAATGCGCGTTCGCTTGGACCGCGGGCTCTCGCGCCGGACGTCGGTTCCTACGGTCATGGTTGCCCCTACTGATAGCACGTGTTCCAGCTTCGGTCGAGTTTACATTTTTCGATGTGAATTCGAGTCAGTTGTAGCAGCGAGCTGCCGAGCCAGTGCTGTCGCATCGGGTCGGGACAGTTTCCCGACACGATTCTGCGGTAGGTCGTCGACGGTGAAGACGTATTCCGGCCACTTGGACTTGGGAAAGTCGTCGTTCGCCAACTGCGCCGTGATGTCCTCGAGCCCGAGGTCCTCACCACCGGTGACCACGAGAGCTGCCGCGCGCTCCCCCAGCAGGTCGTCGGGTACCGGTACGACACACACCTGCACCACGGACTGCAGCGAGGCGATGGCCGATTCGACCTCGTTGATGTCGATGTTGCGTCCGCCGCGGATGATGATCTGTTTCTGCCGACCCATGACGCGAATCGAGCCGTCCGACGCGACTTCCACCAGGTCACCGGTGGGAAGAAAACCGTCGGGTGTCAACTCGGGCGGGACCGGCATCCCGGCTCGGGCGTACCCGACGAACAGAGACGGGCCCTTGACCTGAGCGGCACCGATATCGTCCGCCGGAAGCGGATTGCCGTCCGAGTCCACGGCCCGCACAGTGGTGCCGGGAAACGGCCGACCGTCGCGTCCCAGTCGGATCGATACCGGGTCGTCGAGAGCAGGTGTCGTGTGGCCCAAGCATTCGGACATTCCGAACACGCGGAGGAATGTGGTGTCCAACCACTGTTCGGCCTTGGCGAGTGCGCGCTCGTTCATCGGTCCGCCGCCGATCGTCATCGCGCGCATCGCTTCCAGCCCGCCTTCGGAGTTCGGAGCAACCGATAGCTGTAGCGCCATGGTCGGAACCAGCATCGTCCAGGCAATCCGGTGTTGCTTCGCTGCCCGCAGAGCCGCCTCCTGGGACCACTTGCCGATGGCGACCATCGGACCTCCCAGTAGCGCAGGCAGATACATTCCGAAGCAGAATGCGGCGACCGACGACAACGGCACGAAGGCACCGACCGCCTCACCCGAGCGCAGGCCGACCGCATCGATGGTGGATCGGCACGCGTACTCGATGGCGTCCTCGGACTGCACCACGCACTTGGGCCGGCCGGTCGAACCCGAGGTCATCGCAATCGCATCGCCTCCGTTCCATCGCGCGACAGAGGCGAACGCACCACTCTCCGCCCGCACCCGGTACGAGCCGAAGGCGGGCTTGTCCACGGGAAATTTCTCGTCGGACACACCCCAATGACGAAGGACCTCGGACGTTCCCACGACGACGTCCGGTCGAATGTCCTCTAGTGCCAGCGCGAACTCCGACTCCGTCGCGTGCGGGCTGACCACCGCGACCACACCGCCTGCGAGACCGACACCGAGGGCAGCCGCCACGGTTCCCCAGGTGTTGTCGGCCTGAATCGCCACGGTCGGCGGGCTGGGGTCGATACCGCCGAACACCTCGGCAAGGGATGTCGCCGCCTCGACCACGGTCTGGATCGTGTGACTGCCGTCCTCGTCGACGACAGCGACGGCATCGGGGGTCTTTTCGGCGCGGATGACCATCTCGCGAGCAAGCCGTTTCACTGGTGTGACTCTTTCCTGGTACGTGATGCACTCATGTCGAGAACTGCACGGCCGGTGACGGATCCATCGCGCAAACGGCCGTAGGCAGAGATCGCCTCGGTGAAGGGGAAGGTGGTGGTTTCAGCGCGTAGCAGGCCGTCCTGCGCAAGCGCGACGACGGCTTCGAGGTCGCCGCGCGTGCCCCAGAACGGTGCATCCACCGTCCATCCTGCGGCCAGGCCGACATCCTTTCCGGCTGTCAGTCGGCCGCCCGCACTACCGACCACCACGAGAGAACCTCCGGCCCGCAGCAGGGCGGCGGCCGGCGCGATCGTGGTCGGGGCTCCGACGAAGTCGAGGACGAGATCCGCACCGTCCAGTGCCGTGAGACGGTGCGTCGCAGCGGAAACGGAGTCGTGGAACTCATGCGCTCCCGAGGACTCGGCCAGGGCAGCGGCTTCGGCCTTGGCGTCGATGGCGATGATGTGCGGCACGCCCATGGTGCGCAGGATCTGCAAAGCAAGGTGGCCGAGACCGCCGATTCCGATCACGACCACAATGCTGCGGTCGTCGATCACGGCGGAGTTGGTGCGAATGGCGTGATACGCGGTCAGTGCCGCATCCGCCAGCGGCGCGGCACCGAGAGGATCGAGATCCCCGATCGGAACCAGTACGCGCTCGGACGGCACCAGCATCAGCTCTGCGATGCCGCCCGAATACCCCAGACCGTTTCCGATGGGGGCCAGCCGACCGTCGGGACACCGAGCGAGGCTGCGACAGTAGTTCTCTCTGCCCCGCAGACAGTTCGGGCACGTTCCGCAGCTCCAGATTCCGTGGACGACCACGGCGCGACCGATCCAGGAAGGGTCTGCCGACGGTCCCGCCGAGACGACCGTTCCGGCCACTTCGTGCCCCAGCGTCAGCGGCAGGTCGTAGTCGAAAGTTTCTGCGCTCGAGTTCATCACGTGCAGATCGGACCCGCACAGTCCGGCTGCGTCCACCTGGATCAGCAATTCGTGCCCGGTCGGCACCGGGTCCGGCACCTCCTGGAACTCCGGTGCGCTCCCCCACTCGCGAATCTGCAAGGCCAACATCAGCGAGCAGTCCATCCGCCGTCGACCACAAGGGTCTGACCGGTCATGTAGGAGCTGGCGTCCGAGGCCAGAAACAGCACGGCACCGTCGATCTCGCCCTCGACGCCGCCGCGTCCGAGCATGGTGTTCCGCCGCACCCACCCTGCGGACTTGTCGTTGGTGAACAGGCCATCGGTCATCTCGGTATCGAACCACCCCGGCACCACTGCGTTGACGCGAATGCCTCGTCGACCCCACTGACCGGCCAGTTCACGAGTGAGGCCGAGCGTGCCTGCTTTCGACGCCGCGTAACTGGCACCGCCGATTGGAGCCGTGGACACCAGGCCGATCACCGACGAAATATTGATGATCGACGCTGTTGCCTCGATCGGCATCTTGCCGACCGCATAGGTGGCCAGATGGAACCCGGCGATCAGGTTGACGTCGAGGATGGACTGGAAACCGTCCAATGTCTCGTCCTCGGCGTTGGGCGGACCGGGCTTGCCCGCGTTGTTGATCACGACGTCGAGCCGGCCGTGTTCGTCGAAGCATCGGTCGACGAGAGCTCGCCGGTCGCTGTCGTCGGTGACGTCGCACCGCACGGGCACGATGGCCGGGATCTCGGCCGACAACGCTTCGAGCCGGTCGAGCCGTCGCGCCGCAGCGTACACCGTGGCACCTGCCGCGGCGAGAGCCCGGGCGAAACCGAGGCCGAGCCCCGACGAGGCACCGGTGACCACAGCGACGCGACCGGTCAGCGAGAACATGTCCTGGGTCATGTGTCCACTTCCAAACTGATTGTCGGACAATAGGAGTGATCGGTCAGTACACGGCGGTACGGCCGCCGTCGACCGGGATGATCGCGCCCGTCGTGTACCCGGCGTCGTCCGAGGCGAGATGGGTGATCAAGCCGGCGAGCTCGTCGGGCCGCCCCAGCCGTCCGGCTGGGAGCCGGTCGACGATCTTGCCGATGAACTCCTCGTCCCAGTTCTCGGACATGTCGGTGGCGAAACCGCCGGGCATCACACAGTTGACGCGCACCGTGGGCGCGTACTCCTGGGCGAACGCGCGGGTCAGCGCATTGAGCCCGTTCTTGGCTGCTGCATACATCGCCTCGGGTGGGCTGGGTCGCTCGGCACCGATGCTCGAAATATTGATGATGGACCCACCTCCCGCAGCCGCCATCCGGTCCCCGGCGACGGCCATCAGCCGGAACGGTCCCTTGAGATTGACCTCGATCGTCTTGTCCCACAGCCCCTCGGTGACCGACACGAGATTCTCCGCCAGCGGCGCGATCCCGGCGTTGTTGACGACGATGTCGAGGCTGCCGAATCGCGCGATGATGTCGTCGACGGCCGGTTCGATGCTGTCCCAGTGTCCGACGTGGAGCGCGTACGGATGTGCACTGCCCTGGCCCGAATCGCCCAGGCTCGAGACCGCGCTCTCGCAGGCGTCGAGCTTGCGGCTCGACACTATGACCGTCGCGCCCGCGTCCTTCAATCCGCGTGCGATCGCCAGACCGAGCCCACGGCTCGCTCCCGTCACCAGAGCGACCTTGCCGTCCAATTTCGGTGTACTCATGCGTACCTCTTGACCTCGAGTCGGGCGATGGTCCGCAGATGGACCTCGTTGGGGCCGTCGGCAATCTGCAGAGCTCGGGTGATGGCATAGAGCCGAGCGAGAATGGTGTCGTTGCTGACTCCGGCCGCGCCGTAGGTCTGCACCGCTCGGTCGACGACCTTGTGGGCCACCTCCATCGCAGCCACTTTGATGGCCGCCACTTCCGAACGAGCCGAGGCATTTCCGGCGGTATCCATCAACCAGGCCGACTTGAGCACCAACAACCGGATCTGGTCGATCTCCAAGCGGCTGCGGGCAATCCACTCACGCACCACACCTTGATCGGACAACGGTCCGCCGAACGCCTTCCGAGCGAGCGAGCGCCGGCACATCATTTCCAGAGCGCGCTCGGCCATGCCGATCGCCCGCATGGCGTAGTGCATGCGGCCGGGCCCGAGTCGCCCCTGGGCGATGGCGAATCCGTCGCCCTCCTCTCCCAGCATGTTGGCGGCGGGCACGCGCACGTCGGTGAACTGAACTTCGCCGTGGCCCAGACGATCCTGGAACCCGAACATGGGCAGGTCGCGCACCACCTCTACGCCGGGAGCGTCGGCGGGAACCAGAATCATGCTCTGCCGGCGGTAGGTGGAACTGTCCGGGTCCGACTTCCCCATGAAGATCATGAGCTTGCAGTCCGGATCGAGAACGCCGGAGGTGTACCACTTTCGGCCGTTGACGACGTATTCGTCACCGTCACGGGTGATCGTCGAGGTGATGTTGGTGGCGTCGGAGCTGGCGACATCGGGTTCGGTCATGGCGAAGGCAGATCGAATGGTGCAGTCCAACAGCGGCTTCAGCCAATGTTCCTTCTGCTCCTCTGTGCCGTACATCGCCAGAATTTCCATGTTGCCGGTATCGGGTGCAGAGCAGTTGATCGCCTCGTTCCCGATGATGGAACGGCCGACGATCTCGGCGAGCGGCGCATATTCGAGATTGGTCAGTCCTGCACCGAGGTCGTCGTGGGTCATGAACAGGTTCCACAGCCCGAGTTCACGTGCGCGTGCCTGCAGATCCCGCATGATCTGCGGTTGCTCGTGCGGATTGTCGTTCGCGGCGATCTGAGCGTCGTAGACACTCTCGGCCGGGTAGACGTGGTCGTTCATGAATCTTTCGAGAGTGGCCGACAATTCGGCCGTTCGTTGTGAGTAGGAAAAGTCCACTTCCGTGTGCTCCTGTCGAGTGATGGGGCGTCAGCGCGCGAGCAGTGCCGTGCCGGTGTCGATCAACCTGCGGATGGTTGCGGGCAGCTTTTCCTGATCCGGGTCGATGTGGCGACCCTCGCGATGCCGACGCAGGTTGTGGCCCATGATCGCTGCCATCTTCAACCGTCCCAGGGCGTCGAACCACGTCATGTCCGGGAGCGCCGGGCCGCTCCCGGTGTAGCAGGAGATCAGTTCGTCGGTACTGGGCAGACCGGGCACGTCGCGGCCGACACCGGGAAAGTTCGATCCGTCCGCGAATACGAGAAACCATCCCAATTCGACGCGTGGATCACCTGCGCTCCAGATCTCCCAGTCGATCAGAGCTGCCGGCTCGAGACCGTCGGAAATGATGTTTCCCAACCGGTAGTCCCCGTGGACCAGCGTGGGTGTGATCGCCGCCGGAATGTCTCGGCGGAGCAGTCGAACCAACTCGTCGGCACCCTCGACGAGTTCTACCGGAACCGCAGCAAGCGTTTTGGACCACCGATCCAATTCGTCTGCCGGCGAGAGGATGTCGCCCGCATCGGGGATGTCCGCGAGCGGCACGGCATGCAACGCCGGCAGCACCTCCGCGGCTCGACGCATTCGCGCGGCCGCGATACTCGGTTCCACCTCGGGGTCGTCGAGTACCGGTTCGAGCGACTCACCGACGACGAGCTCCATGGCGAACCACGCCGGTTCCTGCTGGTCGACCGCAACGATCGCCGGTACCGGCACCTCGGTGTCGGCCAGGGCACGCAGAATCGAGGCCTGCCGGAGCATGTCGTGCCGCCCGACCGAGCGCTGCCCTTCCGGGACTGCTTTGACGACGAAGTCACCGTCGGACGTCCCCACTCGATACGTCAGTCCCGAGTGTCCACCGAGGAGCGGCTCGAACGTGCTGACGGTGACGCCGAGCTCGGCGCCGAGCGCGGCGGTCACCCGTGTGCGCAGGGAGGATTCGGTCATGGTCGCGGCTCTCTCGGCAGACCGAGCACACGCTCGGCGATGATGTTGTGCTGAATCTCGTCGGTACCGCCTGCGATGCGATAGCCCGGGGCCCCGAGTAGATGCTCGGACCACGCGAACGTGCCCCACCTTCCCGAGTCGGACGTCAGTTCGCGACCGAGCAGCAGACGTGCGACCTCGGAGGTCCTCGCCATGGTGTCGGTGGCCAGAAGCTTTCCCAGTGACGCTTCCGGACCCGGATCGTTTCCGGCGATCACAGCACCGGCCACTCTCATGTTGCCGATTCGCTGCACGAAACTACGGGTCACCAGATCGGCCACGGCGTCACGCTCGATTTCGGTCAGCTCGCGGCCGAGGTTCTGAGCAAGGGCCACAGCACGATCCGCGTTCGCCAGACCGAGGTTACCGCCGTCCAGGCGTTCGGCCGCAAGCACTGTCAGGGCAACCTGCCAGCCCTTCCCGACCGGGCCGAGCCGAAGGTCGTCGCTCAGGTGCACCCCGTCGAGGTACACCTCGTTGAAGGAGCTGCCCCCGGTCATCTGCCGAATGGGACGTACGTCGACCCCCGAGGCGTCCATCGGGATCAGGAACATGGTGAGACCGGCGTGCTTGGCGACGGTGGAATCGGTTCGGCACAAGGCCACTCCGTAGTCGGCTACCCGCGCACCCGACGTCCACACCTTGTGCCCGTCGATCGTCCACGAGCCGTCCACTGCCTGAGTTGCTCGTGTCCGAACCGCAGCCAGGTCCGACCCGGCCTCGGTCTCGGAGAACAACTGACATGCGATGACGTCGGCCCGAAGCATGGCACGAACGAACCTGTCCCGTTGCTCCTCGGTTCCCCACTGCGCGACGGTGGGTGCGACCAACTGTTGCGTGACAGAGAACATCTCGGTCCTACTGGGCACGTCGTACATGTCCTCGACGCGACGGAAGGCAAGTACGTACGACAGTGGCAGATCGCGGCCACCGTACTCGACCGGTGAGTTCAACGCGCCCCACCCCGCGTCGAATTTCGCCTGCTCGTACGCGGCAATCTCGTCCGTGTGCGCCTGCTCTTGCTCTGCGGTCCAATTCTCGAAGACCGCGACCGTGTCCGGCCCGTCTCCCCACGCGGAGTCGGTGCGCGGCGCGGCAACGGATTCCAGCCACGCTGTTGCCTGCTCGGCGAATTCGAGGATGTCCGGAATCGTTCGTTGTGTCACTGCATTACCTCTGGTTCGTCTTGGATCAGACCGTCAGCACGGTGCAGGCACTGATGCCCGGCGCGCCGTACACATGGGTGAAGCCGACACGCGGAACGCCCGGCACTTGACGCTCGCCGGCTTCGCCACGGAGCTGAGTCACGATCTCGTGCACCTGGCGAAGACCGGAGGCTCCGATGGGTTCACCGTTCGCGATGCAGCCACCGTCGGTGTTGATCGGCAGGCGCCCACCGATGTCGGTTTCCCCAGCCGCGACCAGGGCTTCCTGCTCGCCGGGCTCACAGAACCCGCATTCGGCCATGTGCATGATCTCGGCACCGCTCTCGGTGTCCTGCAGCTGCGCGACGTCGACGTCGCCCGGACCGATGCCGGCCTGCTCGAAGGCCGCACGTGCTGCGTCAGCACTCACACTGGTGGGTTCGCCGTCGCCCTGAACGGAGGGGCTGAAGACCTCGAAGGACCCGAACCGGCGGGTCCGGTGGGTGATAGCGGCGATCTCGATCGGCCGACCGGCGGCTCGCGCGACGTAGTCCTCGCCTGCCACGACGATCGCGGCTGCTCCCTCACCCGGTGAGCAGAACATGTACCGCGTGAGTGGATCGTTGACCATGTCGGCTTCGGCGATCGTCGTGGCATCCATGGCCTCGCGACGCCAGGCGTTGGGGTTGAGAACGCCGTTGCGGTAGGCCTTTTCGGCGACCAGGGCCAGCGTCCGACTCGAGATGTCGTGCTGACGCATGTAGCGGGAGATCTTGGCACCGAAGAACTGGGTGGTGACCATCAGACCGGCCTCGCCGTAGCCGTCGGGTAGTCCCCACTCCGCCGGTCGTGGGTCGAACGCACCACGCGGGTGTTTGTCGAAACCGACTGCGAGCGCAACGTCCGCAGAGCCCGAGCGCACGGCGTTGACGGCCGAGAACAATGCGCTTCCGCCTGTTGCGCAACCGTTCTTGACATTGGTGAACGGGATTCCGGTGAAGCCCAGTTCGGCAACGAGAGTATCTGCGAGACCCGAGCCGTCACTGCCACCGAACGCGACCTGGACGTCCGGCCAGGTCAGACCTGCATCGTGTAACGCGTTGCCGATCGCCGTCACAGCCATCTGACGACCGGACACTCCTGGCTGACGTCCGAATTTGGACAGACCGGCACCGATGATCGAAACTTTCTGTGTCACTGCGTCATTCCTGTCGATTCCGGTTGCGTGCCGAGTGCGTCGACAGCGAATCGGGGCACCGGCGCGGTGGACGTCAGACGCACCGGTGCCCCATCCAGTTCGTCGAAGCTCTCACAGTCGATGATCGCTTCGATCTTGATGCCCTCGGGCAGTTCCACGTAGCCGACTGCGAAGGGAACGAACCCGCCGACCGGTGGCACGTAGGGAGGAGACTTGGGCGCAAATCGCTGAATCGTGAAGGCCCACAGTGTGCCTCGCGTACTCAACGTGATGTTCTCCGCAGTGGGCGTGGCGCACCTGCTGCACATCGCACTCGCGGGGAAAGCCACGGTACTGCACACAGTGCACCTGCTGCCCTCGAGTGCGACGGCCGTTGCCTGCTCCATTGATGCTGCCTTTCGGGCTGTTCGGTCAGAACGCGGACGTGGTGCGGATCAGCGCCCGACCCACTTGGGTTCGCGCTTCTCGAGGAATGCGGTGACGCCCTCCTTGCCGTCCTCGGACTGGAGCGCATTGCCGACTGCGAGATGCTCCATGACCATGAGCGACTGGATGTCCGCATCCAGACCGCGGTCGATGCACATCTTGGTCAACTTCATCATGAATGGGCTCTTGTCGACGAGCGGTGCCACGAAGTCTGCGACCAGCTGGTCGAGCTCGGCTTCCGGTGCGCAGGCATTGATCAGGTCGAAGTCGACGGCTTCCTGGCCACTGAGGAGCTTGCCGGTGAGCATCAGTTCCTTCGTCTTGCGGATGCCGATCATGCGCGGGAGGCGGTAGATGGGGCCCGCGCCGCCGAAGAGTGCGCGGCGAATGTGGAAGTCGCCGATCTTGGCGGACTCCGCAGCGACGGCGAAGTCGCACGAGATCATCAACTCGAACCCGCCTGCGGTGACGTAGCCCTCGAGCACCGCAACGGAGGGGGTGTTCATGGAGTACAGGCGATCGCACACCTTTGCCGACAGCACAGCGACATCCATGGCGTTGGTGGTGCCGACGAAGTCCGACAGCAACTCGTCGAGGTCGAAGCCGGAGCAGAACTGGTTCTGCACACCGCGCAGGACGAGAACCTTCAGATTGGGGTCGTTGTCCACCTCGACAATGAT
This genomic window contains:
- a CDS encoding SDR family NAD(P)-dependent oxidoreductase translates to MTGVQSRLQDKVVLVTGATGGIGTAIVERLTSEGAVLVVTDVDGAACGALVADQADSERHLPIALDITREDQWHSAVEAVAAQYGRLDAVVNNGAIGSLGTVVDEDLDRYNRVVEVSQTGTWLGMKHAGAYVEQSGGGSIVNICSILGSVGGLGNSFAYAAAKGAVRTMTKNAALHWATKGVRVNSIHPGFIGTTQLLERYEGSERHSAMIAHTPMGRLGTGAEVAAAVAFLAGDDSTFVTGTELYVDGGWTCD
- a CDS encoding MBL fold metallo-hydrolase; the encoded protein is MTSSWADPGCFAVADGVHRVPLQMPQDGLHAINVYVLETDTGLVLIDGGWHRASTHDELVDALSRIGRRPSEIHDVYVTHVHRDHYTFAVELRRRYGTRVHLGAAEAPGIEAIGRLRSNVPVSSIRELERAGAFEIARIAAESGKAEPFDAADWELPDAWLQPGPLDVPGHAVVAAHTPGHTKGHMVFHDTDRNLCYTGDHVLPTITPSIGFELGEWDLPLAKYLTSLTVMLDEPDRTMLPSHGHPGAGVHERCRQLLEHHDRRLAATESVVESMARATGLDVAAGLTWTRHDRSFATLDSFNQMVATCETLAHLDVLVQRGRLSARTSNGVDFFTTR
- a CDS encoding EthD family reductase, coding for MYNLVLVAARPDEWTHEQFITWWRGEHADVTYPLPGLLRWQHTELLEAFGSKSQGWDGLSVLSFESRDALETALASDEWKAAVDHVGTMGGRRMMWYGDEKTMVPLASDA
- a CDS encoding TetR family transcriptional regulator; the encoded protein is MTVGTDVRRESPRSKRTRILSAAIDHFGKVGYEHTKWASIADEVGIGQTALYHYFESKAHCLLTIMRIELADSAARFVAATDGVTHAEDALRAAIAASLAASPQDALARRILHNHMDLLATERQSAKEEAERIECRALVQRIEQNWTALIGRGIEAGQFAQSNPTMSARLVLALVVSVWRWYRPDGRLTIDDITVLVTDAAIRVVRR
- a CDS encoding class I adenylate-forming enzyme family protein, yielding MKRLAREMVIRAEKTPDAVAVVDEDGSHTIQTVVEAATSLAEVFGGIDPSPPTVAIQADNTWGTVAAALGVGLAGGVVAVVSPHATESEFALALEDIRPDVVVGTSEVLRHWGVSDEKFPVDKPAFGSYRVRAESGAFASVARWNGGDAIAMTSGSTGRPKCVVQSEDAIEYACRSTIDAVGLRSGEAVGAFVPLSSVAAFCFGMYLPALLGGPMVAIGKWSQEAALRAAKQHRIAWTMLVPTMALQLSVAPNSEGGLEAMRAMTIGGGPMNERALAKAEQWLDTTFLRVFGMSECLGHTTPALDDPVSIRLGRDGRPFPGTTVRAVDSDGNPLPADDIGAAQVKGPSLFVGYARAGMPVPPELTPDGFLPTGDLVEVASDGSIRVMGRQKQIIIRGGRNIDINEVESAIASLQSVVQVCVVPVPDDLLGERAAALVVTGGEDLGLEDITAQLANDDFPKSKWPEYVFTVDDLPQNRVGKLSRPDATALARQLAATTDSNSHRKM
- a CDS encoding alcohol dehydrogenase catalytic domain-containing protein gives rise to the protein MLALQIREWGSAPEFQEVPDPVPTGHELLIQVDAAGLCGSDLHVMNSSAETFDYDLPLTLGHEVAGTVVSAGPSADPSWIGRAVVVHGIWSCGTCPNCLRGRENYCRSLARCPDGRLAPIGNGLGYSGGIAELMLVPSERVLVPIGDLDPLGAAPLADAALTAYHAIRTNSAVIDDRSIVVVIGIGGLGHLALQILRTMGVPHIIAIDAKAEAAALAESSGAHEFHDSVSAATHRLTALDGADLVLDFVGAPTTIAPAAALLRAGGSLVVVGSAGGRLTAGKDVGLAAGWTVDAPFWGTRGDLEAVVALAQDGLLRAETTTFPFTEAISAYGRLRDGSVTGRAVLDMSASRTRKESHQ
- a CDS encoding SDR family NAD(P)-dependent oxidoreductase; the encoded protein is MTQDMFSLTGRVAVVTGASSGLGLGFARALAAAGATVYAAARRLDRLEALSAEIPAIVPVRCDVTDDSDRRALVDRCFDEHGRLDVVINNAGKPGPPNAEDETLDGFQSILDVNLIAGFHLATYAVGKMPIEATASIINISSVIGLVSTAPIGGASYAASKAGTLGLTRELAGQWGRRGIRVNAVVPGWFDTEMTDGLFTNDKSAGWVRRNTMLGRGGVEGEIDGAVLFLASDASSYMTGQTLVVDGGWTAR
- a CDS encoding SDR family NAD(P)-dependent oxidoreductase encodes the protein MSTPKLDGKVALVTGASRGLGLAIARGLKDAGATVIVSSRKLDACESAVSSLGDSGQGSAHPYALHVGHWDSIEPAVDDIIARFGSLDIVVNNAGIAPLAENLVSVTEGLWDKTIEVNLKGPFRLMAVAGDRMAAAGGGSIINISSIGAERPSPPEAMYAAAKNGLNALTRAFAQEYAPTVRVNCVMPGGFATDMSENWDEEFIGKIVDRLPAGRLGRPDELAGLITHLASDDAGYTTGAIIPVDGGRTAVY